The following are from one region of the Quercus robur chromosome 1, dhQueRobu3.1, whole genome shotgun sequence genome:
- the LOC126732654 gene encoding probable disease resistance protein At5g66900, with translation MAVALVTGSVVGGAFGEGFAILHETVKNVVGQAIMFKSILEDLESTLERIAPVVQEIRQLSLALDRPERETKILTEQMKKGAKLVRKCSKIQCWNYCFKSHYATKLSELNEDIEKFCRVDLIVQSTRTGLETLTKVDLILEKVSNQNSDVKRKYRVRTLSCVVPRPRDFIVGLHIPLMELKEMLLKKEESLLLLTALGGCGKTTLIQMLCWDHEIKGIYMDNIFFVSVSKTPNLKVMVQKLFSHNGDECPEFQSDEEAINQLEQLLNQIGPKPILLILDDVWPGSESLVEKFKFDIPNYKIVVTSRTAFPRFRFRYNLNPLNHEDAMKLFYHSASLQDGSSYIPEEDIEKIVRGCGGLPIALKVIGGSLSGQLPEVWDNTLTRWSDGHSIFESDSEVFACLQKSLEFSTDKIILKDYFMNLGSFPEDQKIPVTALIDICTELHEPNKDDVHVIANLHELNTRNLASLEMTRKDASKVNNYYNEDFITQHDVLRDLAIHLCSREPITERERLIVDINGNNLPEWWMEQEQQLINARLLSISTDELFSSSWCNIQAPKVEALVLNFHTRNYTIPEFVEKMVKLKVIIVTNYGFFPTELSNFQLLNSLPNLKRIRLEKVSIPSLCTTPVPLRSLKKISLFMCNIGQAFGNSTVQASDSLSNLMEINIDYCIDLVELPAWLCEVLHLKKLSITNCHKLSELPDGIGNLVNLEVLRFRSCTELSELPESIKSLHKLRILDISDCLSIIKLPKHIGELHNLEELHMKECLKLRQLPPSTMDLEQLKLVVCDEERAMLWEPFKEFLSNLKVMVAKKDINLNWLPKS, from the exons ATGGCAGTAGCACTTGTTACAGGATCTGTTGTGGGGGGAGCTTTTGGAGAGGGATTTGCTATTTTGCATGAAACGGTTAAGAATGTTGTAGGCCAAGCCATTATGTTCAAATCCATTCTTGAAGACTTAGAATCCACGCTAGAGCGTATAGCACCAGTGGTCCAAGAGATAAGACAATTAAGCCTAGCCCTTGATCGCCCAGAAAGGGAAACAAAGATCTTGACAGAACAAATGAAGAAGGGTGCGAAGCTGGTTCGCAAGTGCTCCAAAATCCAGTGTTGGAACTACTGTTTCAAATCCCATTATGCGACCAAACTTTCGGAGTTAAACGAGGACATTGAAAAGTTCTGTCGTGTTGATTTGATAGTACAGAGCACAAGGACTGGGTTGGAGACTCTGACCAAGGTGGATCTTATTTTGGAGAAAGTGAGTAATCAGAATTCGGACGTGAAGAGGAAATATAGGGTACGGACACTGTCGTGTGTGGTTCCTAGGCCCCGGGATTTTATTGTTGGGTTACATATTCCATTGATGGAGTTGAAGGAGATGCTGTTGAAGAAAGAGGAGTCGCTGCTTCTATTGACTGCTCTTGGAGGTTGCGGGAAGACCACTTTGATCCAAATGCTTTGTTGGGATCATGAAATTAAAG gCATATATATGGacaatatattttttgtcaGCGTTTCAAAAACTCCCAACTTGAAGGTCATGGTACAAAAATTGTTTAGTCATAATGGTGATGAGTGCCCTGAGTTTCAAAGTGATGAAGAAGCAATCAACCAGTTGGAGCAACTGCTGAATCAAATTGGACCAAAACCTATATTGTTGATCTTGGATGATGTCTGGCCTGGCTCAGAATCCCTTGTTGAGAAGTTCAAGTTTGATATTCCAAATTACAAGATTGTGGTGACTTCAAGAACTGCATTTCCAAGATTTAGGTTTAGATATAACTTAAATCCGTTAAATCATGAAGATGCTATGAAACTTTTTTATCACTCAGCATCATTGCAAGACGGAAGCTCTTACATCCCAGAAGAAGATATCGAAAAG ATAGTAAGAGGTTGTGGGGGGTTGCCAATAGCCCTTAAAGTGATTGGTGGTTCACTCTCTGGGCAACTTCCAGAGGTTTGGGACAATACACTAACGAGATGGTCTGATGGTCATTCTATTTTTGAATCTGATAGTGAGGTGTTTGCTTGTCTCCAAAAAAGCCTAGAATTTTCTACCGATAAGATCATCCTCAAAGATTATTTCATGAACTTAGGTTCATTTCCTGAAGACCAAAAGATCCCTGTTACAGCCCTCATTGATATATGCACGGAATTACATGAACCAAACAAGGATGATGTCCATGTTATTGCCAATTTACATGAACTCAATACTCGGAATTTGGCTAGTCTTGAAATGACAAG GAAAGATGCAAGTAAGGTTAACAACTATTACAATGAAGACTTCATCACACAACATGATGTTCTTAGAGACCTAGCTATCCATTTGTGCAGCCGTGAGCCAATAACAGAAAGGGAAAGACTGATTGTGGACATCAATGGAAATAATCTACCAGAGTGGTGGATGGAACAGGAGCAACAACTCATCAATGCACGCTTATTATCAATCTCAACTG ATGAATTGTTTTCGTCAAGTTGGTGCAACATTCAAGCACCCAAAGTTGAGGCTTTAGTTCTAAATTTTCACACAAGGAATTATACCATACCTGAGTTTGTGGAGAAAATGGTTAAACTCAAGGTTATAATTGTCACTAATTATGGGTTCTTTCCAACTGAATTAAGCAATTTTCAACTACTCAATTCCCTCCCCAATCTAAAGAGAATTAGATTAGAGAAGGTTTCAATTCCATCCCTTTGCACTACCCCTGTACCTTTAAGGAGTCTGAAAAAAATATCCTTGTTCATGTGTAATATTGGTCAAGCTTTTGGGAATTCTACAGTACAGGCTTCAGATTCATTGTCAAATTTAATGGAGATAAACATTGACTATTGCATTGATCTGGTAGAATTACCTGCATGGTTGTGTGAGGTTCTCCACCTAAAAAAACTCAGCATTACCAATTGTCATAAACTGTCTGAATTGCCCGATGGAATTGGAAACTTGGTGAATTTAGAAGTGCTAAGGTTTAGGTCCTGTACTGAATTATCAGAGTTGCCAGAGTCAATCAAAAGTCTTCATAAGTTACGCATTCTTGACATATCTGATTGCCTAAGCATTATCAAGTTGCCAAAACACATCGGTGAGTTGCATAATTTAGAAGAGCTACACAtgaaagagtgcttgaaattgcgTCAGTTGCCACCATCAACTATGGATCTTGAGCAATTGAAGCTTGTGGTGTGTGACGAAGAGAGGGCCATGTTATGGGAGCCTTTCAAGGAATTCCTTTCCAATTTAAAGGTAATGGTGGCTAAGAAAGATATCAACTTGAATTGGCTTCCCAAATCATGA